In the Sphingobacterium sp. PCS056 genome, CTATGCACATCATTGGTATGTAGAATGGTCAATTTTATTTTTTTAGAACCTGCAAGCGAGGTCAGTGGCAAACCACCCAAGGTGGCAACAGCGGAAAAACCAGCTGCTGTTTTCAGAAAGCTTCTTCTATTTAATGACTTTAACTCTTCCATCTAATTGCATATTAATTTTTTGACCTTTTTTAGTAAAGCTAGCGATATATTCCATTAGACTTTCTCTCACTTTTTGTGGGTAGTCTGTTCTTTTAAGTGCATGGGTAAATAAATCTAAATTGTCACCTCCATTGGCTAAATAATCATAAGTAGCGACTTTATAGATTTTATGAAGATCCAGATCTTTTCCTTGCACCTGAATATTTACTGGCTTTTTGTCCTGTATGGATAACGTTATACCGGTGACCGGCTGTCCACCAGTTGCAGCAATGAAATTGGCCAGTTGCTGAATCTGTTCTCCATTGAGTTCCATTACGGTCAATTGATTTTCAAAAGGCATGACCTCAAATACACTTTCAATGGTAATATCTCCAGCCTTTATTTCGTTACGAATGCCTCCTTTAGTAGCAAATGCGATGTCTGCTTGATTGTTAACTTTTGCACTAGCCACTAGTAATGCTTGAGTAAAGAAATTTCCCATTAAAGTTTCAGGAGCTTTTTCTTTTGTCAATGCAACTTCGGAAAATCCAATGATGCGATTCATCTCTGCCTGCATCTGCTTTTTGTAGGGCGTATAAATCGCTACGATCGTGCCATCATCAACGGTGTTTTTATTGATTTCATATTGTTTGAAGTCCTTTTGGATAGGACTTAATTTTTTGCTGCAAGATGTGCTCAGTAGGATAGCTAAAAACCCGAGGGCTACATATTGAAGTTGATGTAAAGTTCGTTTCATCATGTAATAAGTGTTTTCGGTACAAATGTAGATAATAAAAGCCTAACATTTTGTTAAGCTTTTATTATGAGTATGCAAAAGAAGGCGTTTTTTTAATTGGCAACTTCTGTTTTTTTAATATCTTTTCTGATCACTGCATCTCTTTGATTTCTCAATCGTATCGATTTTCTACGATCTGCAATTGTCGTTTTCGTGATTTTTGCGACCATCTTATTGTTCTTATATAACTTCCAGTTCATCAACAGAACGGAAACCAATATGATCACCAAACCTATGACCTGTGTCGAAGTGACCGCATGACTACTGAAAAAGTAACTTAGTACTAATGCAACAATAGGATTGACATATGCATAGGTACTCACTTCGGTCGCAGGTCTTACCGATAGCAACCAGATGTAAGAACTAAATGCCAAGATCGATCCAAACACAATTAAGTACGATATATTGAACCAATCGATAGGAGTGACCTGTTGAAAGCTGAAACGGGCAAATTCACCGTTTAAGCTAGCTACAACTGTAAATAGCACCCCTGCTGTAATCATCTGCCATGCCGTCTTTACGGAAACATGTAGATCCTCTTGTTCTTCTTTTTGGCTTTTCTTTTGGTATTTAGAGTATAAAGAACCTGCCGTCCAAGCGATCGAACCGAGCACCATAATCACTAAGGCAATCACGGTTATTTCTTTATTGGCTGATGATTTGCTGGCAATGATCTGCTCTACAAAGAGTAAAATAACACCGCAAAAACCTAAGATCAAACCCGCAATGGTCGATTTGCTGCTAAAATTTTCTTTCCATTTTGGTTTAT is a window encoding:
- a CDS encoding 5'-nucleotidase C-terminal domain-containing protein translates to MMKRTLHQLQYVALGFLAILLSTSCSKKLSPIQKDFKQYEINKNTVDDGTIVAIYTPYKKQMQAEMNRIIGFSEVALTKEKAPETLMGNFFTQALLVASAKVNNQADIAFATKGGIRNEIKAGDITIESVFEVMPFENQLTVMELNGEQIQQLANFIAATGGQPVTGITLSIQDKKPVNIQVQGKDLDLHKIYKVATYDYLANGGDNLDLFTHALKRTDYPQKVRESLMEYIASFTKKGQKINMQLDGRVKVIK
- a CDS encoding EamA family transporter, with translation MLNNKVQQASPLMVILAYAVVYIVWGSTFFFIEKALHSFPPFILGSFRFITASILLMGYCVLKGYKIFNKRAIRDSIVVGFLLLFIDMGGLIWAEQYVSGGVAAIIAAAAAIWFVILDKPKWKENFSSKSTIAGLILGFCGVILLFVEQIIASKSSANKEITVIALVIMVLGSIAWTAGSLYSKYQKKSQKEEQEDLHVSVKTAWQMITAGVLFTVVASLNGEFARFSFQQVTPIDWFNISYLIVFGSILAFSSYIWLLSVRPATEVSTYAYVNPIVALVLSYFFSSHAVTSTQVIGLVIILVSVLLMNWKLYKNNKMVAKITKTTIADRRKSIRLRNQRDAVIRKDIKKTEVAN